From a single Ciconia boyciana chromosome 6, ASM3463844v1, whole genome shotgun sequence genomic region:
- the PTH gene encoding parathyroid hormone, translating to MTSIKNLARTAIILYALCFFTNSDGRPMMKRSVSEMQLMHNLGEHRHTVERQDWLQMKLQDVHSALEDARTQRPRNKDDIVLGEIRSRRLLPEHLRAAMQKKSIDLDKAYMDVLFKTKP from the exons ATGACTTCTATAAAAAATCTGGCCAGGACTGCAATCATTTTATATGCCTTATGCTTTTTTACAAACTCTGATGGAAGACCAATGAT GAAAAGATCAGTGAGTGAGATGCAATTAATGCATAATCTTGGAGAGCATCGACACACTGTGGAGAGACAGGACTGGCTTCAGATGAAACTGCAGGATGTGCACAGTGCCCTTGAGGATGCTAGAACCCAGAGGCCTCGAAACAAGGATGATATTGTCCTGGGTGAGATAAGAAGTCGGAGGCTGCTCCCTGAGCATTTGCGGGCAGCAATGCAGAAGAAATCCATCGATCTGGACAAAGCTTACATGGATGTactctttaaaacaaagccaTAA